From a single Stomoxys calcitrans chromosome 4, idStoCalc2.1, whole genome shotgun sequence genomic region:
- the LOC106084315 gene encoding 1-phosphatidylinositol 4,5-bisphosphate phosphodiesterase gamma-1, with protein MMNFFSSLSVPTLGEMEQIICMLERGTIVTKLYSKQRRPEQRRLMLIRETRQLLWSQVTANTRVDYEGSLELREIKEIRVGKSSKEFRNCPDEAKRFESGKCFVVLHGSSFKLKTFSVVALSEHEAENWVKGLRYMVQDTINASYPLQVERWLRREFYAIENSSAQSSSKDGGQVTVKDFKAFLGSISCKMTTSKLMDCFTEEDIRRKNDLRFDDFARLYRKLIQPAGFLEDLFHSQAGGADFAYSKDGQIVTLREFEHFLQKEQREAMGRDSATVSNFIREFLQDIEREVHDPYFTISEFLDYLFSKHNDLWDRECDRTYMDMKQPLSNYWIASSHNTYLTGDQFSSESSCEAYARALRMGCRCIELDCWNGPDNLPHIFHGHTMTSKIKFKDVIKTIKEHAFVTSEFPVILSIEQNCSLEQQRNMAHALCEVFGDMLLTQRCDRAETQLPSPHQLRRKIILKHKKLPEYEDSTSLAAASSNSSTLLTSSGSRGSISGPDDHDGIRNVVKEGLLYFKDPVDKVWNIYHFVLTQQELIYTSETEDTNSAAGDDDDNALLASTNNALMPKAKDNSINDELHFGENWFHGKLEGGRSEADQLLEAYKHLGDGTFLVRESATFVGDYSLSFWRRGPNHCRIKLKHENGATKYYLVDNFVFDSLYSLIVYYRKNMLRSAEFSITLKEPVPQPKKHESQEWFHPHTTKEQAEQVLIKLEVGSFLVRPSVQSANAFVISFTINRKIKHCRIMQEGRLFVVDTNQFESLVSLVKHYMRNPLYRNVKLVYPVSQELLKQKLLACQTSLDHHGNGDFNDASSYMDPSLEDTVTCKALYSYKADKPDELSFPKHAIITNVQRNNTMWWKGDYGGMKQRHLPANYVKVIDSVCDDYNTFNEETTNEQFSRTDSIEIHGAVASLFECNEPGILLKLQIQTPTMQNSFVIGFDNQEQAYEWFKAIQEAAVIANQLATERRKKERSARVAKEMSDLIIYFRSVPFREHSWVFYEMSSFPETKAEKQFVQQNTLLFVAYHRHQISRVYPKGQRLDSSNFNPVPFWNVGSQMIALNYQTGDKAMQLNQAKFRDNGMCGYLLKPKFMQLEGFDPNNPLTISPLEEKLVTIRIIAARHLFRAGKCSNPLVVVEIAGASFDTGVKHRTKVCENGFNPVWNEMCEFSVRNPHFALLRFEIQDEDMFAETHFIAQACYPLNCIRTGYRSVTLRNKFSEELELSSLLIHVDIKQPTTATETHAVLGF; from the exons ATGATGAACTTTTTCAGTTCACTAAGTGTGCCCACACTGGGCGAGATGGAGCAAATCATATGCATGCTAGAACGGGGAACAATAGTAACTAAACTTTATAGCAAACAAAGAAGACCGGAGCAAAGAAGATTAATGCTTATTCGAGAAACTCGCCAGCTGCTGTGGTCTCAAGTTACCGCCAACACAAGGGTCGACTACGAGGGTTCGCTGGAGTTAAGGGAGATAAAAGAGATACGTGTAGGCAAAAGCTCCAAGGAATTTCGCAACTGCCCCGATGAGGCAAAACGTTTTGAATCGGgcaaatgttttgttgttttgcacGGCAGTTCATTCAAACTGAAAACGTTTTCGGTGGTGGCGTTGTCGGAGCATGAAGCTGAAAATTGGGTTAAGGGATTACGTTATATGGTGCAGGACACTATTAATGCCTCGTACCCGCTGCAAGTTGAACGTTGGCTGCGCCGAGAATTCTATGCCATCGAAAACTCCAGCGCACAGTCGTCGTCCAAAGATGGAGGACAAGTGACTGTGAAAGACTTTAAAGCATTCCTTGGCAGTATTAGTTGCAAAATGACCACCTCCAAGTTGATGGATTGCTTTACCGAGGAGGATATACGCAGAAAAAACGATTTGCGCTTTGACGATTTTGCTCGCTTGTATAGGAAACTGATACAACCCGCAGGTTTCCTAGAAGACCTATTTCATAGTCAAGCAGGAGGAGCAGATTTTGCCTATTCCAAAGATGGTCAAATTGTTACCTTGAGAGAGTTCGAGCATTTTCTACAAAAAGAACAAAGAGAAGCTATGGGAAGGGATAGTGCCACAGTTTCTAATTTTATACGAGAATTCCTACAAGATATCGAACGTGAAGTGCACGATCCATACTTCACCATCAGTGAATTCCTAGACTACCTGTTCTCCAAGCACAATGATTTGTGGGACAGAGAATGCGACCGTACTTACATGGACATGAAACAGCCATTGTCCAACTATTGGATAGCATCATCCCACAACACATATCTAACAGGCGATCAGTTCTCCTCGGAGTCCTCCTGTGAGGCCTATGCGCGCGCATTGCGTATGGGTTGCCGTTGCATCGAACTAGATTGCTGGAATGGTCCTGataacttgcctcatatttttcATGGCCATACCATGACCTCAAAGATTAAATTCAAAGATGTCATTAAAACAATAAAGGAACATGCCTTTGTAACATCAGAGTTTCCTGTAATTCTGTCCATAGAACAGAATTGTTCCTTGGAGCAGCAAAGGAATATGGCCCATGCCCTGTGTGAAGTTTTTGGCGACATGCTGCTAACACAAAGATGCGATCGGGCGGAAACACAGTTGCCCTCGCCCCATCAGCTAAGGCGAAAGATTATATTGAAACATAAAAAGTTGCCGGAATACGAGGACTCGACATCGTTAGCTGCAGCATCTTCCAACTCTTCGACCCTGCTCACATCTTCGGGAAGTCGTGGCTCTATTTCAGGCCCCGACGACCACGATGGCATACGCAATGTAGTCAAAGAGGGTCTACTGTACTTTAAAGATCCTGTGGATAAAGTTTGGAATATATATCATTTTGTTTTGACACAGCAGGAGTTGATTTACACCTCAGAAACCGAAGATACAAATTCGGCTGCTGGAGATGATGATGACAATGCATTGCTAGCATCTACAAATAATGCTTTAATGCCCAAGGCCAAAGATAATTCCATAAATGATGAACTGcactttggggaaaattggTTCCATGGCAAATTGGAAG GTGGCAGAAGTGAAGCTGACCAACTTTTAGAGGCCTATAAACATTTGGGCGATGGCACATTTCTGGTTCGCGAATCCGCTACCTTTGTTGGTGATTATAGTCTCTCATTTTGGAGACGGGGTCCAAATCATTGTCGCATAAAGCTAAAGCATGAGAATGGCGCAACTAAATATTATCTGGTGGATAATTTCGTATTTGATTCCTTGTATTCTTTAATCGTCTACTATCGCAAGAATATGCTAAGAAGTGCTGAATTTTCCATAACTCTCAAGGAGCCTGTGCCTCAGCCTAAAAAACACGAGTCACAAGAATGGTTCCATCCGCATACCACCAAAGAGCAAGCAGAGCAGGTTTTAATTAAATTGGAAGTTGGTTCATTTTTGGTGAGGCCGTCTGTCCAAAGTGCTAATGCCTTTGTGATATCGTTCACCataaatagaaaaattaaacattGTCGGATTATGCAAGAAGGACGTTTATTTGTGGTCGATACCAATCAGTTTGAGTCGTTGGTATCGCTGGTGAAGCATTACATGCGAAATCCTTTGTATCGTAATGTTAAGCTAGTGTATCCCGTGTCCCAGGAGCTGTTGAAGCAAAAACTTTTGGCTTGTCAAACATCGCTGGATCATCATGGCAATGGCGATTTTAATGATGCCTCCAGCTATATGGATCCTAGTCTTGAAGATACGGTCACATGCAAGGCTCTGTACAGCTACAAGGCGGACAAGCCAGATGAACTATCATTTCCAAAACATGCAATCATTACAAATGTCCAAAGAAATAACACTATGTGGTGGAAGGGAGATTATGGAGGCATGAAACAGCGTCATTTACCTGCAAATTATGTTAAG GTCATTGACTCCGTTTGCGACGACTACAACACTTTCAATGAAGAGACCACCAATGAACAGTTTTCACGCACCGACTCTATTGAGATACATGGCGCCGTTGCCTCCTTATTTGAATGCAATGAACCCGGCATCTTGTTGAAGCTTCAAATTCAAACCCCAACAATGCAAAACTCCTTTGTGATTGGCTTTGACAATCAAGAACAGGCATACGAGTGGTTTAAGGCCATACAGGAGGCAGCTGTAATAGCCAACCAGTTAGCAaccgaaagaagaaaaaaagagcGTTCCGCTAGAGTTGCCAAGGAAATGTCAGACTTGATTATCTACTTCCGCAGTGTACCTTTCCGTGAACACTCCTGGGTATTTTACGAGATGTCCAGCTTTCCCGAAACAAAAGCCGAAAAACAGTTTGTGCAACAGAATACCCTGCTGTTTGTAGCCTACCATCGCCATCAAATTAGTCGTGTCTACCCGAAGGGACAGCGTTTGGACTCTTCCAATTTCAATCCAGTGCCTTTTTGGAATGTCGGTTCACAAATGATTGCCTTGAATTACCAAACTGGGGATAAAGCCATGCAACTAAATCAAGCCAAATTCCGCGATAATGGCATGTGTGGCTATCTGCTAAAGCCCAAGTTTATGCAGCTGGAAGGATTCGATCCTAACAATCCTCTAACGATCAGTCCTCTGGAGGAAAAGTTAGTCACTATACGTATTATTGCTGCCAGACATCTATTTCGTGCCGGCAAATGCAGTAATCCTTTGGTTGTTGTTGAAATAGCTGGCGCCAGTTTCGATACGGGCGTTAAACATCGCACCAAGGTGTGCGAGAATGGCTTTAAtcccgtttggaatgaaatgtgCGAATTCTCTGTGCGTAATCCTCACTTTGCTCTGTTGCGCTTTGAAATACAGGATGAGGACATGTTTGCCGAGACCCACTTTATAGCACAGGCATGCTACCCTCTCAACTGCATTAGGACCGGTTATCGCAGTGTAACCTTACGCAATAAATTCAGCGAAGAACTGGAACTATCCTCCTTACTTATACATGTTGACATCAAACAACCAACGACCGCCACCGAAACACATGCTGTATTAGGATTTTAA
- the LOC106084308 gene encoding adapter molecule Crk, with product MDTTFDVTDENSWYFGPMSRQDATELLMNERERGVFLVRDSKTIAGDYVLCVREDTKVSNYIINKIQHDNDITVYRIGDQSFENLPELLTFYTLHYLDTSPLRRPAAKKVERVIGKFDFDGSDQDDLPFRRGEVLTIVRKDEDQWWTARNAHGQVGQIPVPYVQKYEDSADDNLHDRPSSGNCGGSSNNIMRQPRVTSGGDPVPSPPVCHQLSNTLKKSDLNRKLPAYAKVKQARVPNAYDKTALKLEVGDTIKVTKTNINGQWEGELKGKKGHFPFTHVEFIDDCDSKDNAQAHEHTSNDWDE from the coding sequence ATGGACACCACCTTTGATGTCACTGACGAGAACAGCTGGTACTTCGGGCCAATGTCACGTCAGGACGCCACCGAATTGCTAATGAATGAACGGGAGCGAGGAGTATTCTTGGTGCGCGACAGCAAGACCATCGCGGGTGATTATGTGCTCTGTGTGCGAGAGGACACTAAAGTGAGCAACTATATAATTAATAAAATACAGCATGACAATGACATTACCGTCTATCGTATTGGAGAccaatcttttgaaaatttgccTGAGCTCTTAACATTCTACACTTTGCACTATCTGGACACAAGTCCATTGCGAAGGCCGGCGGCCAAGAAAGTGGAACGTGTCATAGGAAAATTCGATTTCGATGGCAGCGATCAAGACGATTTGCCCTTCAGACGCGGTGAAGTGTTGACCATTGTCAGAAAGGACGAAGACCAATGGTGGACGGCGAGAAACGCTCACGGTCAGGTTGGTCAAATACCCGTACCTTATGTCCAGAAGTATGAGGACAGTGCGGACGATAATCTACACGATAGGCCATCATCGGGCAATTGCGGCGGCAGTAGCAACAACATAATGAGACAGCCTCGCGTAACGTCGGGCGGCGACCCAGTTCCATCACCACCAGTATGCCATCAATTGAGTAACACCTTGAAGAAATCTGATTTGAATCGTAAATTGCCAGCGTATGCAAAGGTCAAACAGGCTCGAGTACCAAATGCATATGACAAGACGGCCCTCAAGCTGGAGGTGGGCGACACCATCAAAGTCACAAAGACCAACATCAATGGCCAATGGGAGGGCGAATTAAAGGGCAAGAAGGGTCACTTCCCCTTCACCCATGTCGAATTTATAGACGATTGTGATAGCAAGGATAACGCCCAAGCGCACGAGCACACAAGCAATGATTGGGACGAATAA
- the LOC106084318 gene encoding neuferricin homolog encodes MLQFLKYIFKLQFLVILLAIVAGIYYPQILERLQTNFLGQKVDVTFESSQQHAPIEVLFTKEELAKFNGENGTPLYLALLGRVYDVTRGAKHYGSGCEYNFFVGRDASVSFITGEFDTYDEEKADDVLSLKPAELLGLHNWQNFYEKDYEFKGKLIGRFYDEQGQLTKYHHKYLALLEHAKEAKSVQEQLRVKYPDCNIEWSADKGSHVWCTKNSGGKERNWIGYPRKLFEVGSNNFRCACIRKEDLETTEVMLKPYDDCDPYAQECYYNVD; translated from the coding sequence ATGCttcaatttttgaaatatatatttaaattacAATTCTTGGTCATATTATTGGCCATTGTGGCTGGAATATATTACCCACAAATACTCGAAAGACTACAAACGAACTTTCTGGGCCAGAAAGTGGATGTGACCTTTGAAAGTTCTCAGCAGCATGCCCCCATAGAGGTTTTGTTTACCAAGGAAGAACTCGCAAAGTTCAATGGTGAAAATGGAACACCATTATATTTGGCCCTTCTTGGGCGTGTTTATGACGTGACCAGAGGAGCCAAGCATTATGGTTCTGGCTGTGAGTATAACTTCTTTGTGGGTCGCGATGCATCGGTGTCCTTTATAACCGGTGAATTTGATACCTATGACGAGGAGAAAGCTGATGATGTTTTAAGTCTGAAGCCAGCAGAATTGCTGGGTTTGCACAattggcaaaatttctatgaaaaagacTACGAATTTAAGGGGAAACTCATTGGAAGATTCTACGACGAACAAGGTCAACTCACCAAATATCATCACAAATATCTGGCCCTACTAGAACATGCCAAagaggccaaatcggttcaggaaCAGCTCAGAGTGAAGTATCCAGATTGTAATATTGAATGGTCAGCAGATAAGGGCTCCCATGTATGGTGCACCAAAAACAGTGGCGGAAAGGAGCGAAACTGGATTGGTTATCCCCGCAAGCTGTTTGAAGTTGGTAGTAACAATTTTCGGTGTGCTTGTATTCGCAAAGAAGATTTGGAGACTACTGAGGTGATGCTTAAACCATACGATGATTGTGATCCTTATGCTCAAGAATGTTATTATAACGTCGATTAG
- the LOC106084310 gene encoding uncharacterized protein LOC106084310, which produces MDVISQNSSKEASVKEFLKHFPLQDQEDGNVSLKSSNDTASCCNDYGSHVNYQNSEFGGQSSTAEEIRSVDFDLNENAFGQIHTSPSRILPIPYSRKPSPMNNKESYESTEKSLWEMGFNANEVAGWEEIRQPPKDNLYQLLRNMIDHSIKPDVMVRIGSAKFHVHWMVLKCYSEFFMECDNELLVELPAEKITPEAFVMVYKWMTADEPQIERERILELFMAAKYLKIKQLEYQCWICLDDNVCFREETAFLLYLEARNYNLKDVQNLMLARICKFFLTLVASKEFLSLSPKEICTLLSLNSIGVNSEIEILMAAVRWLSYNWQEREPHILDVIKCVRFSLMPAVYLVTLNNDIDFPELERIIKKPEVKKMISDGISYTTTKSFYGHKREEFLQTIERYNLEKPMLRVWIFDEQCNYHCCLKCPNFHSISYTSFLEYLDMIRTIGKDYWRSLQLSNEVKNPLQCCSNHLAPLERKLNEKMFLCKNRYQGVHEADGMLTKIERAKYHRKIVIKFKHFKHYKSSIFFTPKRYFKYSPSIITTTPHMNNDNATETEIEAIVNFECPYGFTTEVKDNAAQLNNPQQTKNNVCNNKNRHSTDVMMKRGHLAKSPSPSPLPWPSVVCLASDMKDCKQHPQLPSQLKLSPKAQGMKQNQFETESMEVVEATNASCTVIYKRVTLPNMSADSLTEQCRTSTCLLNNNDILTRNNDDDGGDNVAIIAQKQIGDENLGPCNTDPIDWKRQLFCIVPDTKLHRSRLEKAQPVVRTELTRLNPHRLSVHVRPFFFMGEKHPGVPSQSKG; this is translated from the exons ATGGATGTAATAAGTCAGAATTCAAGTAAGGAGGCGTCAGTGAAAGAGTTTCTGAAACATTTTCCTTTGCAAGATCAAGAAGATGGTAACGTATCACTAAAGTCATCGAATGATACAGCATCATGTTGCAATGACTATGGTAGTCATGTCAATTACCAAAA CTCTGAATTTGGTGGCCAATCGAGTACGGCAGAAGAAATAAGGTCTGTGGACtttgatttaaatgaaaatg CTTTTGGACAAATCCATACATCACCAAGCCGAATTCTACCAATACCATATTCTAGAAAACCTAGTCCAATGAACAACAAAGAATCGTATGAATCAACTGAAAAATCTCTTTGGGAAATGGGTTTCAATGCCAACGAGGTTGCAGGCTGGGAAGAAATTCGTCAGCcaccaaaagacaatttatacCAGCTGCTTAGAAATATGATCGATCATAGCATTAAACCCGATGTTATGGTACGCATTGGTTCGGCAAAATTCCATGTTCATTGGATGGTACTGAAGTGTTATTCCGAATTCTTTATGGAGTGCGACAATGAACTTCTTGTGGAACTGCCTGCGGAGAAAATAACACCAGAAGCTTTTGTCATGGTTTACAAGTGGATGACCGCTGACGAGCCTCAAATAGAGCGAGAACGTATTTTGGAACTTTTCATGGCTGCcaaatatctgaaaataaaacaaCTGGAGTATCAATGTTGGATATGTCTGGATGATAATGTTTGCTTTCGGGAGGAAACTGCATTTCTCTTGTATCTGGAAGCTCGTAATTACAATTTGAAAGATGTGCAAAACCTAATGCTGGCACGAATTTGCAAGTTTTTCTTGACTTTGGTGGCTTCCAAAGAGTTTTTGTCCTTAAGTCCCAAGGAGATATGTACCCTGCTGAGTTTGAATTCAATTGGTGTAAACTCAGAAATAGAG ATTCTTATGGCAGCAGTGCGATGGCTGTCTTACAACTGGCAAGAAAGGGAGCCACATATTTTGGATGTTATTAAATGTGTTCGCTTTAGTCTAATGCCTGCTGTGTATTTGGTTACATTAAACAATGACATAGATTTTCCGGAACTGGAACGTATTATCAAAAAACCAGAAGTCAAGAAAATGATAAGTGATGGAATATC ATATACAACCACAAAATCATTTTATGGTCATAAACGTGAAGAGTTTCTGCAGACAATTGAACGCTACAATTTGGAGAAACCCATGTTGCGTGTGTGGATCTTTGATGAGCAATGTAACTATCATTGCTGCTTGAAATGTCCCAATTTTCACAGCATTTCCTACACATCATTTCTGGAATATTTGGATATGATTAGAACGATTGGCAAGGATTATTGGCGTTCGTTACAGCTGTCCAATGAAGTAAAGAACCCATTGCAATGTTGCTCGAATCATCTTGCTCCATTAGAAAGAAAACTA AATGAAAAAATGTTTCTGTGTAAAAATCGTTACCAAGGTGTGCATGAAGCAGATGGAATGTTAACAAAAATAGAAAGAG caAAATACCACCGCAAAATCGTTatcaaatttaaacattttaaacattACAAGAGCTCTATATTTTTTACACCCAAGAGATATTTTAAGTATTCACCTTCAATAATCACCACTACACCACACATGAATAATGACAATGCAACGGAAACGGAAATTGAAGCCATCGTTAATTTTGAATGCCCATATGGGTTTACAACTGAGGTGAAGGACAATGCAGCGCAGCTGAACAACCCacagcaaacaaaaaacaatgtaTGCAACAATAAAAATCGCCATTCAACAGATGTGATGATGAAAAGAGGACATTTGGCGAAAAGTCCATCTCCATCTCCACTGCCATGGCCATCAGTTGTTTGTCTTGCATCCGATATGAAGGATTGTAAACAACATCCACAACTACCAAGCCAGTTGAAATTGTCGCCTAAGGCTCAAGGAATGAAACAAAATCAATTCGAAACAGAAAGTATGGAGGTGGTAGAAGCAACAAATGCCAGTTGTACTGTGATTTATAAACGTGTCACACTGCCCAACATGAGTGCTGACTCACTGACCGAACAGTGCCGGACAAGTACATGTCTGTTGAACAATAACGACATTCTCACCAGAAATAATGATGATGACGGTGGGGATAACGTCGCCATTATTGCCCAGAAGCAAATTGGAGATGAAAATTTAGGGCCATGCAATACAGATCCAATTGACTGGAAACG